The genomic interval TAGGTGAATGGAGCTAAGATACGCCGGcaatattacttattaatGCACAACATAACTATATAAGAAAATGTTCATGTGTTCATTCCGCTTCTTCATATAGGTAAACTCAGTTGCATTTCAGTCTTATCGTCACAATTTCAAGATGGCTTGACCCCATTTCACAATTGACTACTAAGTAGCAACTACCAAACGAAGTCTTTGACGCGTAGAGTTGAGCTCTACTCAGCTGGAAAACGCTGCATTGCAACAAGCTGGTCAACATATCGATTAAAATGACTGGGCAGGTTAGTAGGACGCGTTCCAGAAAGAAAACCATCATAACATTGGGTAGTTTGACAGTAATGAACAGACAAAAGCCCaggtttaattaaattaaaggaAGCTCTTAGTTTAATAAGCGTTGGCGTGACTGGATTGCCCACGCACGGCAACAGCggcaagagaggaagaaactGGGCGATAGATTCCCGGAAAGCACCGGTTCCGATCACTTCGAGtgtttatatatcaaaatttaaattttaaaactttattttaatttgattttatggttttttgataaatatatgaGAATTTTACAGGTAAGTTATTCATAGTTTTAAAaagattattttgttttttctttagaaaaagcGAAACAACGGAAGAACACCCACCACCTCTTCTCTTTCTCGCGCGTTATAAAAAGCGCGCGGCCGGAGCCGCGAGGCCGCGACGCCCAGAGGCCAGAAGCTTCTTCTACCTCGCCGCGAGCGCGCGACGCCGAGTCGAGAGGGCCCAAGTACACCGGCGCGGCTAGGTGGGGATGGACATGGACACCGACGCGGGGCTCCAAGTCGCGCTGGTCGGGGCGGTGGCCGTGGgggcggccgccgtcgtcatcgccgccgccgtgtcgggTGGTCTCCGGTGGAAGGAGAGGGCGTGGGTGGGCGACGTCGAGCGCGCCGAcggggacgacgacgcggaCGCCACGCTCATGACGTacgagcaggcggcggccaGGTCTttgcccgcggcggcggcgacaggggcaagggcggagggggaggaggacgtGTGCGTAATCTGCCAGTCGGAgtacgccggcgccggcgagctggtgCGGATGGTGCAGTGCGGCCACTTCTTCCACGTGGGGTGCATCGACCGCTGGCTCCGGAAGAGGCCGCGCTGCCCGATCTGCCGCCGCGGCCTGCCGTTGCCGCCGCATCCGGAGCCTGGCTGCCCGCCAATGCCGCCGCGGACgagccgccccgccgccgccgccgcagtcgtCGGCTGATTTCTCATTACGATAATTTGCAGAGTATTTGATTGAGATAATCAAAGTAGGAttagcagagagagagagagagagtgagcgAGAAGCTGCAGTTTGCAGGCACGTTATTTCCCGGGTGAAATGGCGTCGAAATTGTaaatttcttttctagatttttgTTTCAGTTTGCCATGCTTTAGTttgcattcaatcaatcaatcaatcttgTGAaggcccccccccccccccacgtTTCTTCGATTGAATCCCGCCAATAGCCAATGCAAAAAATGTACTACGACTATTACTATGGGAAACTATTATAAACTTTTATTGAGTGTCATCCCCTCATATGTGGTATgacatttaaatagttattaattttttaataaaaatatgaatatagattgatattaaatatacaactccataaacatataatttcaaatatgatttctaa from Oryza brachyantha chromosome 3, ObraRS2, whole genome shotgun sequence carries:
- the LOC121053824 gene encoding E3 ubiquitin-protein ligase EL5-like produces the protein MDMDTDAGLQVALVGAVAVGAAAVVIAAAVSGGLRWKERAWVGDVERADGDDDADATLMTYEQAAARSLPAAAATGARAEGEEDVCVICQSEYAGAGELVRMVQCGHFFHVGCIDRWLRKRPRCPICRRGLPLPPHPEPGCPPMPPRTSRPAAAAAVVG